In one window of Bos taurus isolate L1 Dominette 01449 registration number 42190680 breed Hereford chromosome 15, ARS-UCD2.0, whole genome shotgun sequence DNA:
- the TIMM10 gene encoding mitochondrial import inner membrane translocase subunit Tim10: MDPLRAQQLAAELEVEMMADMYNRMTSACHRKCVPPHYKEAELSKGESVCLDRCVSKYLDIHERMGKKLTELSMQDEELMKRAQQSSGPV; the protein is encoded by the exons ATGGACCCACTCAGGGCCCAGCAGCTGGCCGCAGAGCTGGAGGTAGAGATGATGGCCGACATGTACAACAG AATGACCAGCGCCTGCCACCGGAAGTGCGTGCCTCCCCACTACAAGGAAGCAGAGCTGTCCAAGGGCGAGTCCGTGTGCCTGGACCGATGTGTCTCCAAGTACCTGGACATCCATGAGCGGATGGGCAAGAAGTTGACAGAGCTGTCTATGCAGGATGAGGAGCTGATGAAGAGGGCGCAGCAGAGTTCTGGGCCTGTGTGA